One Micromonospora craniellae genomic region harbors:
- a CDS encoding Rv2175c family DNA-binding protein produces MTDSVPADGTAPEAGPADWLTLPDVAERLDLPISKVHQLIRDCELIAVRRDGVRRIPAGLVANRTVLKHLPGVLNLLADAGYDDEAALRWLYEPDASLPGGTPAAALAGDQAREIKRRAQALGF; encoded by the coding sequence GTGACCGACTCCGTACCCGCCGACGGCACCGCGCCCGAGGCCGGCCCCGCCGACTGGCTGACCCTGCCGGATGTCGCCGAGCGGCTCGACCTGCCGATCAGCAAGGTCCACCAGCTGATCCGGGATTGTGAGCTGATCGCGGTCCGCCGCGACGGTGTCCGGCGGATCCCCGCCGGCCTGGTGGCCAACCGCACCGTGCTCAAACACCTACCTGGCGTCCTCAACCTGCTGGCCGACGCCGGCTACGACGACGAGGCCGCGCTGCGCTGGCTCTACGAGCCCGACGCGTCCCTGCCCGGCGGTACCCCCGCCGCCGCCCTGGCGGGCGACCAGGCCCGCGAGATCAAGCGCCGCGCACAGGCCCTCGGCTTCTGA
- a CDS encoding phytoene desaturase family protein, whose amino-acid sequence MARIVVVGAGVGGLAVAARLAVTGHQVTVLERADTVGGKLGRYTHDTASGPFHFDTGPSLLTLPGIFHELFEATGAKLDEYLDLVPLDPIVRHVFPGGGPVLDSCADPAEFTARIGAALGDRAAADWQRLWRRADRVWRASERDILRRRVDSPRDLTRLAWRLGDLTAIRPGQSLRGLGRAHLSDLRLRMLLDRYATYTGADPRRAPAALVAVPYAELAFGGWYLRGGLSSLADALLSRCLDLGVVVRTGATVIRIDAAGGRAHGVRVDGQAAPVPADVVVANVDALTVYRDLLPDPRRLAGLADRSLAGFVLLLGVRGNSGLAHHTVFFPRDYDAEFDAIFGAPGRGVRARPATDPTVFVTVADDPAVRPTDHEAWFVLVNAARHGTVPGAVDWRRPGLAEAYADRILDVLAERGMDVRDRLVFREIRTPADLADSTSAPGGAIYGTAGGLLRPANRGAAHGLWLVGGSSHPGGGLPMVTLSAQIVADEIGPAW is encoded by the coding sequence ATGGCGCGGATCGTGGTCGTCGGCGCCGGAGTGGGTGGACTGGCGGTCGCCGCCCGGCTGGCCGTCACCGGGCACCAGGTGACCGTCCTCGAACGGGCCGACACGGTCGGCGGCAAACTCGGGCGGTACACGCACGACACCGCCTCCGGGCCGTTCCACTTCGACACCGGTCCCAGCCTGCTCACCCTGCCCGGGATCTTCCACGAGCTGTTCGAGGCGACCGGGGCCAAGCTCGACGAGTACCTGGACCTGGTCCCGCTGGACCCGATCGTGCGGCACGTCTTCCCCGGCGGTGGTCCGGTGCTCGACTCCTGCGCCGACCCGGCGGAGTTCACCGCCCGCATCGGCGCGGCCCTCGGCGACCGGGCGGCCGCCGACTGGCAGCGGCTGTGGCGGCGCGCCGACCGGGTGTGGCGGGCCTCCGAACGCGACATCCTGCGCCGCCGCGTCGACTCGCCCCGGGACCTGACCCGGCTGGCCTGGCGGCTCGGCGACCTGACCGCCATCCGGCCCGGGCAGAGCCTGCGCGGGCTGGGTCGCGCCCACCTGTCCGACCTCCGGCTGCGGATGCTGCTGGACCGGTACGCCACCTACACCGGCGCCGATCCGCGCCGTGCGCCGGCCGCGCTGGTCGCGGTCCCGTACGCGGAGTTGGCCTTCGGCGGCTGGTACCTGCGCGGCGGGCTGTCCAGCCTCGCCGACGCGCTGCTGTCGCGCTGCCTGGACCTCGGGGTGGTGGTGCGGACCGGCGCCACGGTCATCCGGATCGACGCGGCGGGCGGGCGGGCGCACGGCGTACGCGTCGACGGGCAGGCCGCCCCGGTGCCGGCCGACGTGGTGGTGGCCAACGTCGACGCGCTCACCGTCTACCGGGACCTGCTGCCCGACCCGCGTCGGCTGGCCGGTCTCGCCGACCGCAGCCTGGCCGGTTTCGTGCTGCTGCTCGGCGTACGCGGGAACTCCGGGCTGGCCCACCACACCGTCTTCTTCCCGCGCGACTACGACGCCGAGTTCGACGCGATCTTCGGTGCTCCGGGGCGGGGGGTGCGCGCCCGTCCGGCGACCGACCCGACCGTCTTCGTCACGGTGGCGGACGACCCGGCGGTCCGCCCGACCGACCACGAGGCATGGTTCGTGCTGGTCAACGCCGCCCGCCACGGCACCGTGCCCGGGGCGGTGGACTGGCGGCGGCCGGGGCTGGCCGAGGCGTACGCCGACCGGATCCTCGACGTGTTGGCCGAGCGGGGCATGGACGTGCGGGACCGGTTGGTGTTCCGCGAGATCCGCACCCCGGCCGATCTGGCCGACTCCACCAGCGCGCCTGGTGGAGCCATCTACGGTACGGCCGGTGGTCTGCTCCGCCCCGCCAACCGGGGGGCGGCGCACGGTCTGTGGCTGGTCGGCGGCTCCAGCCATCCGGGCGGCGGGCTGCCGATGGTGACCCTGTCCGCGCAGATCGTCGCCGACGAGATCGGCCCCGCCTGGTAG
- a CDS encoding deoxyribonuclease IV, with the protein MTTGHPGHRPLGSHTPTSGGLAKAALPYVDAAGSEVTQVYVGNSRGWATPAGDPVQDALFRDGCAERGVAAYIHASLLVNLGSPTEATVERSVQTLAHALRRGTAIGARAVVFHAGSAVDAGHAEAAMRQVRESLLPLLDSAAASGGPMLLVEPSAGGGRSLACRVEHLGPYLDAVDRHPWLGVCFDTCHAWAAGHDLAAEGGMTETLDALVATVGTDRLRLVHANDSKDLCGSTRDRHENIGKGMIGEPAFAELMRHPATAGVPILVETPTEGHEGHAADIATLRRLVPA; encoded by the coding sequence ATGACCACCGGACACCCCGGCCACCGGCCGCTCGGCTCGCACACGCCCACCTCCGGTGGTCTGGCGAAGGCGGCGCTGCCGTACGTCGACGCGGCCGGGTCCGAGGTGACGCAGGTCTACGTCGGCAACTCCCGTGGCTGGGCGACGCCGGCCGGTGACCCGGTGCAGGACGCGCTGTTCCGCGACGGCTGCGCCGAACGCGGCGTGGCCGCCTACATCCACGCGTCGCTGCTGGTCAACCTGGGTTCGCCGACGGAGGCCACGGTCGAGCGCTCGGTGCAGACCCTCGCCCACGCGCTGCGCCGGGGCACCGCGATCGGTGCCCGGGCGGTGGTGTTCCACGCCGGCAGCGCGGTCGACGCCGGGCACGCCGAAGCGGCGATGCGGCAGGTACGCGAGTCGCTGTTGCCGTTGCTGGACTCGGCCGCCGCCAGCGGCGGACCGATGCTGCTGGTGGAGCCGAGCGCCGGTGGCGGGCGGTCCCTGGCCTGCCGGGTGGAGCATCTCGGTCCGTACCTCGACGCGGTGGACCGCCACCCCTGGCTCGGCGTCTGCTTCGACACCTGCCACGCCTGGGCGGCCGGGCACGACCTGGCCGCCGAGGGCGGGATGACCGAGACGCTGGACGCCCTGGTGGCCACCGTCGGCACCGACCGCCTGCGGCTGGTGCACGCGAACGACTCGAAGGACCTGTGCGGTTCCACCCGCGACCGGCACGAGAACATCGGCAAGGGCATGATCGGTGAGCCGGCCTTCGCCGAGCTGATGCGTCACCCGGCCACCGCGGGCGTCCCGATCCTGGTGGAGACGCCCACCGAGGGGCACGAGGGCCACGCCGCCGACATCGCCACCCTGCGCCGCCTCGTCCCCGCCTGA
- a CDS encoding CDP-alcohol phosphatidyltransferase family protein, which translates to MVGRQLNWNEYATAWARLHGGFDPRAATPVVRGWLRFAYHVGFLLGRLRVGPTAVTVFGVLLCLCVPLFAGRPGDGPFLAALFVLLASVADSVDGAVAVVTGRTTRLGYVYDSLADRLGEAAWLVAFWLVGAPGGLVAAAGALSWLHEYVRARAVAAGMREIGAVTVGERPTRVCVAVAGLLLAGLTGLIELDLAAGTITMATAVWVLLAAFGLGQLLSAVRRALIDAD; encoded by the coding sequence GTGGTGGGCAGACAGCTGAACTGGAACGAGTACGCCACGGCGTGGGCCCGGCTGCACGGCGGGTTCGACCCTCGGGCGGCCACCCCCGTGGTACGCGGCTGGCTCCGTTTCGCCTACCATGTCGGGTTTCTGCTGGGTCGGCTCCGGGTGGGCCCTACCGCGGTCACCGTCTTCGGCGTGCTGCTCTGCCTCTGCGTACCGCTGTTCGCCGGGCGGCCGGGCGACGGGCCGTTCCTGGCCGCGCTGTTCGTGCTGCTCGCCTCGGTGGCGGACAGCGTCGACGGCGCGGTGGCGGTGGTCACCGGCCGCACCACCCGGCTCGGCTACGTCTACGACTCGCTTGCCGACCGGCTCGGCGAGGCAGCCTGGCTGGTGGCGTTCTGGCTGGTCGGTGCGCCGGGCGGGTTGGTCGCCGCAGCCGGCGCGCTGTCCTGGCTGCACGAGTACGTCCGGGCCCGCGCGGTCGCGGCCGGGATGCGGGAGATCGGTGCGGTGACCGTGGGGGAGCGGCCCACCCGGGTCTGCGTGGCCGTCGCCGGGCTGCTCCTGGCCGGCCTGACCGGGCTGATCGAGCTGGACCTGGCGGCCGGCACCATCACCATGGCGACCGCGGTCTGGGTGCTGCTGGCCGCCTTCGGCCTGGGTCAACTGCTCTCCGCCGTCCGCCGGGCCCTGATCGACGCGGACTGA
- a CDS encoding threonine aldolase family protein has translation MADLFIDLRSDTVTRPTAGMREAMATAEVGDDVYGEDPTVNALEAEVAALFGHEAALFCPSGSMANQIALQLVVPPGAELLCDADAHVITYEMGAAAAYGGITSRTWPAVGAEIAPDVVAGMVRPDGYWTVPTRAIAVEQTHNRGGGGVIPLDTLRALREVADAAQAALHCDGARIWHAHVADGVPLAGYGALFDTLSVCLSKGLGAPVGSLVVGSAERIDRARAIRKRMGGGLRQAGILAAAGRYALAHHVDRLAEDHAKAARLAEAIAPFGVLAGVARTNLVPLDLTKASLDAPSLAAAARADGVLISVLGPRTARLVTHLDVTDDAVDQAATVLARVLRR, from the coding sequence GTGGCTGATTTGTTCATCGACCTGAGGTCGGACACGGTGACCCGGCCGACCGCCGGGATGCGGGAGGCGATGGCCACCGCCGAGGTCGGCGACGACGTCTACGGCGAGGACCCGACGGTCAACGCGCTGGAGGCCGAGGTCGCCGCGCTGTTCGGGCACGAGGCGGCGCTGTTCTGCCCGAGCGGGTCGATGGCCAACCAGATCGCCCTGCAACTGGTGGTGCCGCCCGGCGCGGAGCTGCTCTGCGACGCCGACGCGCACGTCATTACGTACGAGATGGGTGCGGCTGCCGCGTACGGCGGGATCACCTCGCGGACCTGGCCGGCGGTCGGCGCGGAGATCGCCCCCGACGTGGTCGCCGGCATGGTCCGTCCGGACGGCTACTGGACGGTGCCCACCCGGGCGATCGCCGTGGAGCAGACCCACAACCGGGGCGGCGGCGGGGTGATCCCGCTGGACACGCTCCGTGCGTTGCGTGAGGTGGCCGACGCCGCGCAGGCGGCGCTGCACTGCGACGGTGCCCGGATCTGGCACGCGCACGTCGCCGACGGAGTGCCGCTGGCCGGGTACGGGGCGCTGTTCGACACGCTGTCGGTCTGCCTGTCGAAGGGGCTGGGCGCACCGGTCGGCTCGCTGGTGGTCGGCAGCGCCGAGCGGATCGACCGGGCCCGGGCGATCCGCAAGCGGATGGGGGGCGGGCTGCGCCAGGCCGGCATCCTGGCCGCCGCCGGACGGTACGCCCTGGCCCACCATGTCGACCGGCTCGCCGAAGACCACGCGAAGGCGGCCCGGCTGGCCGAGGCGATCGCCCCGTTCGGGGTGCTGGCCGGCGTCGCGCGGACCAACCTGGTGCCGTTGGACCTGACCAAGGCGTCCCTGGACGCGCCGTCCCTGGCCGCCGCCGCCCGCGCCGACGGTGTCCTGATCTCGGTGCTCGGTCCGCGTACCGCCCGGTTGGTGACCCACCTGGACGTGACCGACGACGCCGTGGACCAGGCCGCCACCGTGCTCGCCCGCGTCCTGCGCCGCTGA
- the pknB gene encoding Stk1 family PASTA domain-containing Ser/Thr kinase → MDTQVADTLLGSLIDGRYRIRGRVARGGMATVYTATDERLERTVALKTIHATAGAPGRPGLAGFVDRFTDEAKTIARLTHPNVVAVYDQGTHAGMPYLVMEYVRGRTLREVLAERRRLNPDEALAITEQMLAAIAAAHRAGLVHRDIKPENVLVAEAPSGGPANLVDGVVKVTDFGLARAVEASTDHDNGGQLMATVAYVAPELVTDGRADARTDVYSAGIVLFEMLTGRVPYEGARPIDIAWQHVDRDVPAPSTLVPGLPRVLDDLVARATRRDPAARPADAAALLAEVQVARDGLGTANSHTAMLPSIADGPAVSQPTMVVSTVRPPDRPTWARLPEGGTPPRGRRRAAPSGGDGLPAQVAALRARLSGGDSGGRLAIAAVVVVLGLVAALGGWWFGVGRYTTAPELVSMSKVEAESQASQGGFTVRYAEPRHDDEVPRDGVLAQEPASAARILKGGTVTLTLSLGPDRFPMPDVVGKDFDLAEADLDNVQLKVVKGPTRYDDGLPEGMVVATRPEAGEEVKPGQEITVFLSKGRAPITVPNLVGKSLNEARGIIGQLGLVLVEPTYKESDKPRDEVLGQSPADGSGVEKGAQVRLEVSEGPPQVTVPRVVDLPCQQAKQTLESQGFQVSVQFNPNAVARFQNPGENTQVPPGSQVTIGCF, encoded by the coding sequence ATGGACACACAGGTCGCCGACACGTTGCTGGGCTCGCTGATCGACGGGCGCTACCGCATCCGCGGTCGCGTGGCTCGTGGCGGCATGGCGACCGTGTACACCGCCACCGACGAGCGGCTCGAACGCACCGTCGCCTTGAAGACCATTCACGCCACCGCCGGCGCTCCGGGACGCCCCGGGTTGGCCGGCTTCGTCGACCGCTTCACCGACGAGGCCAAGACCATCGCCCGGCTCACCCACCCGAACGTGGTGGCGGTCTACGACCAGGGCACCCACGCCGGGATGCCCTACCTGGTGATGGAGTACGTGCGCGGCCGCACGCTGCGCGAGGTGCTGGCCGAGCGGCGCCGACTCAACCCGGACGAGGCGCTGGCCATCACCGAGCAGATGCTGGCGGCGATCGCCGCCGCCCACCGGGCCGGGCTGGTGCACCGCGACATCAAGCCGGAGAACGTGCTGGTCGCCGAGGCGCCCAGCGGCGGCCCGGCCAACCTCGTCGACGGGGTGGTCAAGGTCACCGACTTCGGGCTGGCCCGCGCGGTCGAGGCCAGCACCGACCACGACAACGGCGGCCAACTGATGGCCACCGTGGCGTACGTCGCCCCGGAACTGGTCACCGACGGCCGCGCGGACGCCCGCACCGACGTCTACTCGGCGGGCATCGTGCTGTTCGAGATGCTCACCGGCCGGGTGCCGTACGAGGGCGCCCGGCCGATCGACATCGCCTGGCAGCACGTCGACCGGGACGTCCCGGCACCGTCGACGCTGGTCCCCGGCCTGCCCAGGGTGCTCGACGACCTGGTCGCCCGGGCCACCCGACGCGACCCGGCGGCCCGCCCCGCCGACGCCGCCGCCCTGCTGGCCGAGGTGCAGGTGGCCCGGGACGGTCTCGGCACCGCGAACAGCCACACCGCCATGCTGCCGTCGATCGCAGACGGGCCGGCGGTCTCCCAGCCGACGATGGTGGTCTCGACGGTCCGCCCGCCCGATCGGCCGACCTGGGCCCGGCTGCCCGAGGGCGGCACCCCGCCCCGGGGCCGACGCCGGGCCGCGCCGAGCGGCGGCGACGGCCTGCCTGCCCAGGTGGCCGCGCTGCGGGCCCGCCTGTCCGGCGGGGACTCCGGCGGACGCCTGGCCATCGCCGCCGTCGTGGTGGTGCTCGGGCTGGTGGCCGCGCTCGGTGGCTGGTGGTTCGGGGTCGGCCGGTACACCACCGCGCCGGAACTGGTGAGCATGAGCAAGGTCGAGGCGGAGTCCCAGGCGTCCCAGGGCGGCTTCACGGTGCGCTACGCCGAACCCCGGCACGACGACGAGGTCCCGCGCGACGGCGTGCTGGCGCAGGAGCCGGCCTCCGCCGCCCGCATCCTCAAGGGCGGCACCGTCACCCTGACCCTGTCGCTGGGGCCGGACCGGTTCCCGATGCCCGACGTGGTCGGCAAGGACTTCGACCTGGCCGAGGCGGACCTCGACAACGTGCAGCTCAAGGTCGTCAAGGGCCCCACCCGGTACGACGACGGCCTGCCGGAGGGCATGGTGGTGGCCACCAGGCCGGAGGCGGGCGAGGAGGTCAAGCCGGGGCAGGAGATCACTGTCTTCCTCAGCAAGGGACGGGCCCCGATCACCGTGCCGAACCTGGTCGGCAAGAGCCTCAACGAGGCCCGCGGGATCATCGGCCAGCTCGGCCTGGTGCTGGTCGAACCGACCTACAAGGAGTCCGACAAGCCGCGCGACGAGGTCCTCGGGCAGAGCCCGGCCGACGGCAGCGGGGTGGAGAAGGGCGCCCAGGTCCGGCTGGAGGTCAGCGAGGGGCCGCCGCAGGTGACCGTGCCCCGGGTCGTCGACCTGCCCTGCCAGCAGGCCAAGCAGACGCTGGAGAGCCAGGGCTTCCAGGTGTCCGTGCAGTTCAACCCGAACGCCGTCGCCCGGTTCCAGAACCCGGGCGAGAACACCCAGGTGCCGCCCGGCAGCCAGGTCACCATCGGGTGCTTCTGA
- the metF gene encoding methylenetetrahydrofolate reductase [NAD(P)H] — MALGLPSILPNSQPAIGELVRDCQPTFSFEFMPPKTEQGERQLWQAIRELEPLRPSFVSITYGAGGSTRDTTVAVTERVATETTLLPMAHLTAVNHSVAELRHVIGRLAGAGVRNVLAVRGDPPGDPNGEWVPHPDGVHYAEDLVRLVRRSGDFSVGVAAFPYRHPRSPDIDADTEHFVRKCRAGADFAITQMFFDADEYLRLRDRVAAAGCDTPILAGVMSVTKIGTIERSEQLSGAPFPPALAARFERVADDPDAVRRLGIEQTSEMCRRLLDEGVPGIHFITFNRSTATREIWQNLRVGAAT; from the coding sequence GTGGCGCTTGGACTTCCCTCGATCCTCCCGAACTCGCAACCGGCGATCGGGGAGTTGGTGCGCGACTGCCAACCGACCTTCTCCTTCGAGTTCATGCCGCCCAAGACTGAGCAGGGCGAGCGGCAGCTCTGGCAGGCCATCCGCGAGCTGGAGCCGTTGCGCCCCTCCTTCGTCTCGATCACCTACGGCGCCGGCGGTTCGACCCGGGACACCACGGTCGCGGTCACCGAGCGGGTGGCCACCGAGACCACCCTGCTGCCGATGGCCCACCTGACCGCGGTCAACCACTCGGTGGCCGAGTTGCGGCACGTGATCGGTCGGCTGGCCGGTGCCGGGGTGCGCAACGTGCTGGCGGTGCGGGGCGACCCGCCCGGCGACCCCAACGGCGAGTGGGTGCCGCATCCGGACGGCGTGCACTACGCCGAGGACCTGGTCCGCCTGGTCCGCCGCTCCGGCGACTTCAGTGTCGGCGTCGCCGCCTTCCCCTACCGGCACCCGCGTTCGCCGGACATCGACGCCGACACCGAGCATTTCGTCCGTAAGTGCCGGGCCGGTGCCGACTTCGCGATCACCCAGATGTTCTTCGACGCCGACGAGTACCTCCGCCTGCGTGACCGGGTGGCCGCCGCCGGCTGCGACACACCGATCCTGGCCGGCGTGATGTCGGTGACCAAGATCGGCACGATCGAACGCTCCGAGCAGCTGTCCGGGGCACCCTTCCCGCCGGCCCTGGCGGCGCGGTTCGAGCGGGTCGCCGACGACCCGGACGCGGTCCGCCGGCTCGGCATCGAGCAGACCAGCGAGATGTGCCGGCGACTGCTCGACGAGGGCGTCCCCGGGATCCACTTCATCACCTTCAACCGCTCCACCGCGACCCGTGAGATCTGGCAGAACCTGCGGGTGGGCGCCGCTACGTGA
- a CDS encoding class II 3-deoxy-7-phosphoheptulonate synthase, with protein MRHEWHQLSHPSVGSPVLQTSRPTVNSAEDDALGLDRWRELPRAQTPPWPDPAQVAEVCKVLDRVPSVVAPYEVDQLRRRLALVCEGKAFLLQGGDCAETFADNTESHLLANARTLLQMAIVLTYGASLPVVKVARVAGQYTKPRSLPTDARGLPAYRGDMINSLEATPEARVADPQRMIRAYANSAAAMNMLRAYLSGGLADLHAVHDWNKGFVRNSPAGERYEAIAREIDRALAFIRACGMTDEEALRTVTLYCSHEALALEYDRALSRVSDGRPYGLSGHFLWIGERTRQIDGAHIDYISRIANPIGVKLGPTTTPDEAIELCEKLNPDNIPGRLTLISRMGNHKVREALPPIVAKVTAAGAKVVWQCDPMHGNTHESSNGYKTRHFDRIVDEVLGYFEVHRGLDTHPGGLHVELTGEDVTECLGGAQGIADLDLPGRYETACDPRLNTQQSLELAFLVAEMLRG; from the coding sequence ATGCGCCATGAGTGGCATCAGTTGAGCCATCCGTCGGTGGGCAGCCCGGTGTTGCAGACCAGCCGTCCGACCGTGAACTCCGCCGAGGACGACGCCCTCGGCCTGGACCGCTGGCGGGAGCTGCCGCGGGCCCAGACCCCACCCTGGCCGGACCCGGCCCAGGTGGCCGAGGTCTGCAAGGTGCTCGACAGGGTGCCGTCGGTGGTCGCGCCGTACGAGGTCGACCAGCTCCGTCGGCGCCTCGCGCTGGTCTGCGAGGGCAAGGCGTTCCTGCTCCAGGGCGGTGACTGCGCGGAGACCTTCGCCGACAACACCGAGAGTCACCTGCTGGCAAACGCCCGCACGCTGCTCCAGATGGCGATCGTGCTCACCTACGGCGCGTCGCTGCCGGTGGTCAAGGTGGCCCGGGTGGCCGGGCAGTACACCAAGCCGCGGTCGCTGCCGACCGACGCCCGGGGGCTGCCGGCCTACCGCGGCGACATGATCAACTCGCTGGAGGCCACGCCGGAGGCGCGCGTCGCCGACCCGCAACGCATGATCCGGGCGTACGCGAATTCGGCCGCCGCGATGAACATGCTCCGCGCCTATCTCTCCGGCGGCCTGGCCGACCTGCACGCCGTGCACGACTGGAACAAGGGCTTCGTGCGCAACTCCCCGGCCGGCGAGCGGTACGAGGCGATCGCCCGCGAGATCGACCGGGCGCTCGCCTTCATCCGGGCCTGCGGGATGACCGACGAGGAAGCGCTGCGCACGGTCACCCTCTACTGCTCCCACGAGGCCCTCGCGTTGGAGTACGACCGGGCGCTGAGCCGGGTCTCCGACGGGCGGCCGTACGGGCTGTCCGGGCACTTCCTGTGGATCGGCGAGCGGACCCGGCAGATCGACGGGGCGCACATCGACTACATCTCGCGCATCGCCAACCCGATCGGCGTCAAGCTCGGTCCGACCACCACGCCGGACGAGGCCATCGAGCTGTGCGAGAAGCTCAACCCGGACAACATCCCCGGGCGGCTGACGCTGATCAGCCGGATGGGCAACCACAAGGTCCGGGAGGCGCTGCCGCCGATCGTGGCGAAGGTGACCGCGGCCGGGGCCAAGGTGGTGTGGCAGTGCGACCCGATGCACGGCAACACCCACGAGTCGTCCAACGGCTACAAGACGCGGCACTTCGACCGGATCGTCGACGAGGTGCTGGGCTACTTCGAGGTGCACCGGGGGCTGGACACCCACCCGGGCGGCCTGCACGTCGAGCTGACCGGCGAGGACGTCACCGAGTGCCTGGGCGGCGCGCAGGGCATCGCCGACCTGGACCTGCCCGGCCGGTACGAGACCGCCTGCGACCCCCGCCTGAACACCCAGCAGTCGCTGGAACTGGCGTTCCTCGTTGCGGAGATGCTCCGTGGCTGA
- a CDS encoding polyprenyl synthetase family protein, whose protein sequence is MTHAAPVSPVDRAGLRQRVDKALTDFLTARRAWMTGVDDALVPVAEAIEAFVLGGGKRLRPAFAYWGYRGAGGVDTDPVVTALAALEFVQASALIHDDLMDRSDTRRGEPAVHRRFAARHRSAGWGGDPDGFGDAAAILLGDLCLVWSDELLHSAGLDPRTVARARPDFDEMRTEVTVGQYLDVVTQATGDTSLERAGKVARYKSAKYTVERPLLLGAALADAPADVRIAYSAYGLPLGEAFQLRDDVLGVFGDPAQTGKPAGDDLREGKRTYLVAAALEATDEAGRALLLAGLGDADLDTEGVARLRELITSTGALARTEQRIVTLTDAALAALTAVDLDTEARQALVDLAIAATRRAD, encoded by the coding sequence GTGACCCACGCTGCTCCTGTCTCCCCCGTCGACCGTGCCGGCCTGCGCCAACGCGTCGACAAGGCACTGACCGACTTCCTCACCGCCCGCCGGGCCTGGATGACCGGTGTCGACGACGCGCTGGTGCCGGTGGCCGAGGCGATCGAGGCGTTCGTGCTCGGCGGCGGCAAGCGGCTGCGGCCCGCCTTCGCGTACTGGGGCTACCGGGGCGCCGGTGGGGTGGACACCGATCCGGTGGTGACAGCCCTCGCCGCGCTGGAGTTCGTCCAGGCCAGCGCCCTCATCCACGACGACCTGATGGACCGGTCGGACACCCGACGGGGTGAACCCGCGGTGCACCGTCGGTTCGCCGCCCGACACCGGTCGGCCGGCTGGGGCGGCGACCCGGACGGTTTCGGCGACGCGGCGGCGATCCTGCTGGGTGATCTCTGCCTGGTCTGGTCCGACGAGTTGCTGCACTCGGCCGGGCTGGACCCCCGGACGGTGGCGCGCGCCCGCCCGGACTTCGACGAGATGCGCACCGAGGTCACCGTCGGGCAGTACCTGGACGTGGTGACCCAGGCCACCGGCGACACCTCGCTGGAACGGGCCGGCAAGGTCGCCCGGTACAAGTCGGCGAAGTACACCGTGGAAAGGCCGCTGCTGCTCGGCGCGGCCCTGGCCGACGCGCCCGCCGACGTCCGCATCGCCTACTCGGCGTACGGGCTGCCGCTGGGCGAGGCGTTCCAGTTGCGCGACGACGTGCTGGGTGTCTTCGGCGACCCCGCGCAGACCGGCAAGCCGGCCGGTGACGACCTACGCGAGGGCAAGCGGACCTACCTGGTCGCGGCGGCGCTGGAAGCCACCGACGAGGCCGGACGCGCGCTGCTGCTGGCCGGGCTCGGCGACGCCGACCTGGACACCGAGGGCGTGGCCCGGCTACGCGAGCTGATCACCTCGACCGGGGCGCTGGCCCGCACCGAGCAACGCATCGTCACGCTCACCGACGCGGCGCTCGCCGCGCTGACCGCCGTGGACCTTGACACCGAGGCGCGGCAGGCCCTGGTGGACCTGGCCATCGCCGCCACCCGCCGGGCCGACTGA